In Marixanthomonas ophiurae, one genomic interval encodes:
- a CDS encoding lipocalin-like domain-containing protein, which translates to MKLNNSLFLLVIVILIFGQSCKEAETKETQKESISDVEKLPGLWKLQAMEQKDSLGNWNEWRGGMQGYLLYDGDKNMALHLLKKDYEKTDLRFPNFTDTIAEAALKHLTGSYIYIGNYKILKGENIVEHKRLSHSNPGDWGKTVQRRFSFIGDTLIVQPVEDKNASLRLKWLKK; encoded by the coding sequence GTAATCGTAATTTTAATTTTTGGTCAGTCTTGTAAAGAAGCCGAAACCAAAGAGACTCAAAAAGAGTCTATAAGCGATGTTGAAAAACTTCCGGGGCTTTGGAAACTGCAAGCCATGGAGCAAAAAGACTCACTAGGTAATTGGAACGAGTGGCGTGGAGGCATGCAAGGGTATTTGTTATATGATGGCGATAAAAATATGGCCTTACATTTACTTAAAAAAGATTATGAAAAAACCGACTTACGTTTTCCAAATTTTACCGATACCATTGCAGAAGCAGCTTTAAAACACTTAACAGGATCGTATATTTATATTGGTAATTATAAGATATTGAAAGGTGAAAATATTGTGGAACACAAACGATTGTCGCATTCCAACCCTGGTGATTGGGGTAAAACTGTACAGCGTAGGTTTTCTTTTATAGGCGATACACTTATCGTCCAGCCAGTAGAAGATAAAAATGCGAGCTTACGGTTAAAGTGGTTGAAAAAATAA